Proteins from one Hydrogenivirga caldilitoris genomic window:
- the tuf gene encoding elongation factor Tu — MAKEKFERTKEHVNVGTIGHVDHGKSTLTSAITCTLAAGLVEGGKAKCFKYEEIDKAPEEKERGITINITHVEYETAKRHYAHVDCPGHADYIKNMITGAAQMDGAILVVSAADGPMPQTREHVLLARQVNVPYIVVFMNKCDMVDDEELLELVELEVRELLSKYEFPGDEVPVIRGSALGALQELEQNSPGKWVEGIKELLNAMDEYIPTPQRDMDKPFLMPIEDVFTISGRGTVVTGRVERGVLKPGEEVEIVGLREEPLKTVATSIEMFRKILDEALPGDNVGVLLRGVGKDDVERGQVLAKPGTVKPHKRFRAQVYILSKEEGGRHTPFFLNYRPQFYFRTADVTGTVVKLPEGVEMVMPGDNVELEVELIAPVAMEEGLRFAIREGGRTVGAGVVTKILD, encoded by the coding sequence ATGGCTAAGGAGAAATTTGAGAGGACGAAGGAGCACGTGAACGTAGGGACAATAGGGCACGTTGACCACGGGAAGAGCACCCTCACCTCTGCCATAACCTGCACGTTAGCGGCAGGGCTTGTAGAGGGGGGAAAGGCAAAGTGCTTTAAGTACGAGGAGATAGACAAAGCTCCTGAGGAGAAGGAGAGAGGAATAACCATAAACATAACCCACGTTGAGTACGAGACAGCCAAGAGGCACTATGCACACGTTGACTGTCCTGGGCATGCGGACTACATCAAGAACATGATAACGGGTGCAGCCCAGATGGATGGGGCTATACTTGTTGTGTCAGCAGCAGACGGACCCATGCCCCAGACCAGGGAACACGTTCTTCTTGCGAGACAGGTTAACGTTCCCTACATAGTAGTGTTTATGAACAAGTGTGACATGGTAGATGATGAAGAGCTCTTGGAGCTTGTTGAGCTTGAGGTAAGGGAGTTACTTAGCAAGTACGAGTTTCCTGGTGATGAGGTACCTGTTATTAGAGGTTCAGCGCTTGGAGCTTTGCAGGAACTTGAGCAGAACTCACCTGGCAAGTGGGTAGAGGGCATAAAGGAACTCCTCAACGCCATGGACGAGTATATACCGACACCACAGAGGGATATGGATAAACCCTTCCTGATGCCCATAGAGGACGTGTTTACCATATCAGGAAGGGGAACAGTTGTTACTGGAAGGGTAGAGAGAGGGGTTCTCAAGCCTGGTGAGGAAGTGGAGATAGTAGGGCTTAGGGAGGAGCCACTCAAGACAGTGGCAACTTCAATAGAGATGTTTAGGAAGATACTTGATGAGGCATTACCTGGGGACAACGTAGGGGTGCTGCTTAGGGGAGTGGGTAAGGACGATGTAGAGAGGGGGCAGGTATTAGCGAAGCCTGGGACAGTGAAGCCCCACAAGAGGTTTAGGGCGCAGGTATACATACTGAGCAAGGAAGAAGGGGGTAGGCATACACCCTTTTTCCTCAACTACAGGCCCCAGTTTTACTTTAGGACAGCGGATGTGACAGGTACGGTGGTGAAGTTGCCTGAGGGAGTGGAGATGGTTATGCCTGGTGACAATGTGGAGCTTGAGGTAGAGCTTATAGCGCCTGTGGCTATGGAAGAGGGGCTTAGGTTTGCTATAAGGGAAGGTGGAAGGACCGTTGGTGCTGGTGTCGTCACTAAAATTCTGGATTGA
- the rpmG gene encoding 50S ribosomal protein L33 has translation MAVAREIITLACTECKRRNYTTTKNRQKHPERLELRKYCKWCRKHTVHREVK, from the coding sequence ATGGCTGTAGCCCGTGAAATTATCACTCTTGCCTGTACTGAGTGTAAGAGAAGGAACTACACTACTACAAAGAACAGACAGAAGCACCCTGAAAGGTTAGAGCTCAGAAAGTACTGCAAATGGTGCAGGAAGCACACCGTACATAGGGAGGTAAAGTAA
- the secE gene encoding preprotein translocase subunit SecE gives MEKLKVFLQGVRSELRRVTWPDRKLVTKATISVIIFSLVVGVYLWVLDLAFTKILSLIFALRGA, from the coding sequence ATGGAAAAGCTAAAGGTTTTCTTGCAGGGTGTAAGGTCAGAACTGAGAAGAGTTACGTGGCCCGACAGGAAACTCGTCACCAAAGCCACTATAAGTGTTATAATATTCTCTTTGGTTGTAGGAGTGTATCTTTGGGTTTTAGACCTTGCTTTTACTAAGATATTGTCTCTCATATTTGCGTTGAGAGGAGCTTGA
- the nusG gene encoding transcription termination/antitermination protein NusG produces MEEKQWYALQVEAGKEVAAKENFLKVLELEGLKDLVEQVVVPAEERVVIRAQGKEKYRLSLRGNNRDISVLGKKGVTTFRIADGKVSVVETVEGDDCLQSPPISKPGQKLICKDNRTEAKIILDNKMFPGYILIKAHMNDKLLRAIEKTPHIYKPVLVGGKVVPLKEEEVNRILEQVQKGVKTRKVEFEKGDQIRVIEGPFMNFTGTVEEVHPEREKLTVLISIFGRLTPVELDFTQVEKI; encoded by the coding sequence ATGGAAGAAAAACAGTGGTATGCTCTTCAGGTTGAGGCAGGAAAGGAAGTAGCTGCTAAGGAGAACTTCCTTAAGGTCCTTGAGCTTGAAGGTTTGAAGGACCTGGTGGAACAGGTTGTGGTTCCTGCCGAAGAGAGGGTAGTTATAAGAGCGCAGGGTAAGGAAAAGTACAGGCTCTCTCTCAGGGGAAACAACAGAGACATAAGCGTCCTTGGTAAGAAAGGTGTTACTACATTCAGGATAGCAGATGGGAAGGTTAGCGTTGTTGAAACCGTTGAAGGTGACGATTGTCTCCAGTCTCCGCCCATATCCAAGCCTGGTCAAAAACTTATATGTAAGGACAACAGAACGGAAGCAAAGATAATCCTGGACAACAAGATGTTTCCCGGATACATACTTATAAAGGCTCATATGAATGATAAGCTCTTGAGAGCGATAGAAAAGACACCACACATATACAAACCGGTTCTTGTTGGAGGAAAGGTGGTCCCTCTGAAGGAAGAGGAGGTCAACAGGATACTTGAACAGGTTCAGAAAGGGGTTAAGACCAGGAAGGTTGAGTTTGAAAAGGGTGACCAGATCAGGGTTATAGAGGGTCCCTTTATGAACTTTACAGGTACGGTTGAAGAGGTTCATCCTGAGAGAGAAAAGCTCACAGTTCTTATAAGCATATTTGGCAGATTGACACCCGTTGAGCTTGACTTCACCCAGGTTGAAAAGATTTAG
- the rplK gene encoding 50S ribosomal protein L11, whose amino-acid sequence MAKKAVGKIELMLPAQQASPAPPVGPALGQHGVNIMEFVKQFNAASKDFEPGTVVPVVITVYQDRSFTFIMKTPPVSYLLKKAAGIDKGAADPKRQKVGKVTIKQIEEIAKTKLKDMNTDDLKAAMKTVAGTARSMGIEIEGWKE is encoded by the coding sequence ATGGCTAAGAAAGCGGTAGGCAAGATAGAGTTGATGTTGCCGGCACAGCAGGCTTCTCCTGCACCACCTGTTGGTCCAGCCCTTGGTCAACATGGTGTGAACATAATGGAATTTGTAAAACAGTTCAACGCCGCCAGTAAAGATTTTGAACCCGGAACTGTAGTTCCGGTGGTGATAACCGTTTATCAGGACAGGAGCTTCACCTTTATAATGAAAACTCCTCCTGTCTCTTACCTTCTTAAGAAGGCTGCAGGTATAGACAAGGGTGCTGCTGACCCTAAAAGGCAGAAGGTGGGTAAGGTTACGATAAAGCAAATTGAAGAGATAGCGAAAACCAAGCTAAAAGATATGAATACCGATGACTTAAAGGCTGCCATGAAAACTGTGGCTGGTACAGCAAGAAGCATGGGTATTGAAATAGAAGGTTGGAAGGAGTAG
- the rplA gene encoding 50S ribosomal protein L1: MAKRGKKYLKALELFDRNKTYTVEEAVDILKKAAELTQRGFDETVELAMRLNVDPKYADQMVRGSVVLPHGLGKPIKVLVLAEGEDAKVAEEAGADYVGGEDLINKILKEEWIDYDVVIATPEIMSKVAKLGRILGPRGLMPNPKTGTVTKNLEQAIKDAKRGRVEFKVDKAGNIHMPVGKLSFDKGKLVENIYTAIDAVVRAKPPGAKGQYVKSITVSTTMGPGIKIDISETMKKLQELAA; the protein is encoded by the coding sequence ATGGCGAAGAGAGGGAAGAAATATCTGAAGGCTTTAGAGCTCTTTGACAGGAATAAGACCTATACGGTTGAGGAAGCAGTGGATATACTCAAGAAGGCTGCGGAATTAACCCAGAGGGGTTTTGATGAGACCGTTGAGTTAGCTATGAGGCTTAACGTTGACCCCAAGTATGCGGATCAGATGGTCAGAGGCTCTGTTGTCCTCCCTCACGGACTGGGTAAACCTATAAAAGTTCTGGTTCTTGCAGAGGGTGAAGACGCAAAGGTGGCTGAGGAGGCCGGAGCTGACTACGTAGGCGGAGAGGACTTAATTAACAAGATTCTTAAAGAAGAATGGATTGACTATGATGTGGTGATAGCTACCCCAGAGATAATGTCAAAGGTTGCCAAACTCGGTAGGATATTGGGTCCGAGAGGACTCATGCCAAATCCCAAGACCGGGACTGTTACCAAGAACCTTGAGCAGGCTATTAAGGACGCAAAAAGGGGAAGAGTAGAATTCAAGGTTGACAAGGCTGGCAACATTCATATGCCCGTAGGGAAACTCTCCTTTGATAAGGGGAAGCTCGTAGAAAACATATATACGGCTATAGATGCTGTTGTTAGAGCAAAACCCCCTGGAGCGAAAGGTCAGTACGTGAAGTCAATAACCGTTTCAACAACTATGGGACCAGGTATTAAAATAGACATTTCCGAAACGATGAAGAAGCTGCAGGAGCTTGCAGCTTAA
- the rplJ gene encoding 50S ribosomal protein L10 → MAEEARKSLLRKKELVSSYKERLNRSNGFVVFFNFQGIDALPLSDLRARVRALNGEIVVGRNTLLYRAFEDTPLVDHRDMFVGPSAALFAYGDVVSTTKTLIEFLKEVFDKEYRERIKGGLLDNKYMTPEDVVALAELPSREELVAKLMGVLMAPITQLAMTLKAVPQKLVLTLKAIEEQKS, encoded by the coding sequence ATGGCAGAGGAAGCGAGAAAGAGTCTATTAAGGAAGAAAGAGCTTGTATCCTCCTATAAGGAGAGACTTAATAGGTCCAACGGCTTTGTAGTATTCTTCAACTTTCAGGGTATAGATGCCCTGCCCCTATCCGATCTGAGAGCTAGAGTTAGGGCTCTCAACGGTGAAATAGTTGTGGGTAGGAACACCCTTTTATACAGAGCTTTTGAAGACACACCCCTGGTTGACCACAGGGACATGTTCGTGGGTCCGAGCGCAGCTCTTTTTGCTTATGGGGATGTGGTTTCCACCACCAAGACTCTTATAGAGTTTCTGAAGGAGGTTTTTGATAAGGAGTATAGGGAGAGGATAAAAGGCGGTCTCCTTGACAACAAGTACATGACTCCCGAGGACGTAGTTGCCTTGGCGGAACTGCCGAGCAGGGAAGAGCTTGTGGCAAAGCTTATGGGTGTGCTAATGGCACCTATAACCCAGCTTGCCATGACGTTGAAAGCTGTACCTCAAAAGCTTGTTTTAACTTTGAAAGCTATAGAAGAGCAAAAATCTTAA
- the rplL gene encoding 50S ribosomal protein L7/L12 gives MATLTIDEIVEAIKNMSVLEVAELVKRLEEEFGVSAAAMVAAAPAAGAAAGAPGAAAEEKTEFDVILKSPGGNKIQVIKVVREITGLGLKEAKDLVDNTPKPIKEGVSKEEAEQIKAKLEEAGAEVELK, from the coding sequence ATGGCTACACTTACCATTGACGAAATTGTTGAGGCTATCAAGAACATGAGCGTTCTTGAAGTGGCTGAGCTTGTTAAGAGGCTTGAGGAAGAGTTTGGGGTTTCTGCTGCCGCCATGGTAGCAGCTGCTCCCGCTGCTGGTGCTGCTGCTGGTGCTCCTGGTGCAGCTGCCGAGGAAAAGACAGAGTTTGACGTAATACTCAAGTCTCCCGGCGGGAACAAGATACAGGTCATCAAGGTGGTTAGGGAGATCACCGGTTTAGGACTCAAGGAAGCTAAAGACCTGGTTGACAACACACCAAAACCCATAAAGGAAGGTGTATCTAAGGAAGAAGCTGAGCAGATAAAAGCCAAGCTGGAAGAGGCAGGAGCAGAGGTAGAGCTAAAGTAA